In Nitrospira sp., a single genomic region encodes these proteins:
- a CDS encoding lipoprotein-releasing ABC transporter permease subunit, whose translation MAAVPYEIFVGLRYLRAKRRNRTISLNTVVSITGVTLGVAALIGTVGIMTGFKEDIQAKIVGTTAHVIVQDRMKDAMSDYRPVVQKAETVPDVVAATPFILKQVMLTTQAGAHGVVLRGIDPTREGKVTELEKNLAAGELSMLGHPVMVNLPPADNPNGPPQPTEKPGIILGKELALRLGAFPGDIVSIVSPVGPISAMGMVPKIRPFAVVGIFHSGMYEYDSSLAYIDLAEAQKFFGMGDTVTGIELKVSDVFRANEVARSVEQALGFSYGARDWMQMNRNLLSALKLEKTMMFLLLVLITIVASFNIVSTLTMIVTEKQKEIAILKAMGATRKSIRRIFMLNGLIIGLSGTGIGIPLGYAFLWLIQTFWTFDPTVYYISKIPVHVLGEDVLLVAGSAILISFAATVYPSLQAAKLEPVDALRYE comes from the coding sequence ATGGCCGCCGTCCCCTATGAAATCTTCGTCGGTCTGCGGTATCTCCGCGCGAAGCGGCGCAACCGCACCATCTCGCTCAACACGGTCGTCTCGATCACCGGTGTGACGCTGGGCGTGGCGGCCTTGATCGGCACCGTCGGGATCATGACGGGCTTCAAAGAGGACATCCAGGCGAAGATCGTCGGGACGACGGCTCACGTCATCGTGCAGGACCGGATGAAGGACGCGATGAGCGACTACCGTCCGGTCGTTCAGAAGGCCGAGACGGTTCCGGACGTCGTGGCCGCCACGCCGTTCATCTTGAAGCAGGTCATGTTGACGACGCAGGCCGGCGCGCACGGAGTGGTGTTACGCGGTATCGATCCGACACGGGAAGGCAAGGTGACCGAGCTGGAGAAGAACCTGGCGGCCGGTGAGCTATCCATGCTCGGGCATCCGGTGATGGTGAACCTGCCGCCGGCCGACAACCCCAACGGGCCTCCGCAGCCCACGGAGAAACCCGGTATCATTCTGGGCAAAGAACTCGCTCTGCGGCTCGGCGCGTTCCCAGGTGACATCGTCAGCATCGTGTCTCCGGTCGGCCCGATCAGCGCCATGGGCATGGTGCCGAAAATCCGCCCGTTCGCGGTGGTCGGGATCTTTCATTCAGGCATGTACGAGTACGACTCGTCGCTGGCCTACATCGACCTGGCCGAGGCGCAGAAATTCTTCGGCATGGGCGATACGGTGACCGGCATCGAGCTCAAAGTCAGCGACGTCTTCCGCGCGAACGAGGTCGCCAGGTCGGTGGAGCAGGCGCTGGGCTTTTCTTACGGGGCGCGGGACTGGATGCAGATGAACCGCAATCTGTTGTCGGCGCTCAAGCTGGAAAAGACGATGATGTTCCTGTTGCTGGTGCTGATCACGATCGTGGCTTCGTTCAACATCGTCAGCACTCTGACGATGATCGTCACCGAGAAGCAGAAGGAGATCGCCATCCTGAAGGCCATGGGAGCCACGAGGAAGAGCATTCGGAGGATCTTCATGCTGAACGGGCTGATCATCGGACTGTCGGGCACGGGGATCGGCATTCCGCTTGGCTACGCGTTTCTGTGGCTGATCCAGACGTTTTGGACCTTCGATCCCACGGTCTATTACATCTCCAAGATCCCCGTGCACGTGCTGGGCGAAGACGTACTGCTCGTGGCGGGCTCGGCGATTCTCATCAGTTTTGCGGCGACGGTGTACCCCTCGTTGCAGGCCGCGAAGCTCGAACCGGTGGATGCGCTGCGGTATGAATGA